The Fusarium fujikuroi IMI 58289 draft genome, chromosome FFUJ_chr05 DNA segment GCAGCTACTGGGGGCATAATAGACCGTCGACATCCATGGGAAGGACAGACGACGTATCTGGTGccagtttttttttttttgtttggtAAGGGTTTATGGAGATCAGACACATTAAGAATGGGTTTAGCGGTATATTACCTAAGGACATGGTTCATGTGTAACTGCAACGAACTACTTTACTCTATGGGTCTCCCTAGGCTTAAGATACTTTGGTAGAACCACCACTTGTTGCCTCATAGTTCATTCCAGTGAAGCTATTCCATACCGCGATGGTTTGTCTTTGACAACTGCGGGATCACGAGTCCGAATGGCACAGTCGACTTATGGCTATCTATCCATTCCAAAAAATGATCTTGCCCCTATAACCCACAGACTCAACAGTTGTTAATGTCGAACACCTTTCCCTCTGCCACGTGAGTCAAGATAGAAGTCACCACCATGAAGTCTCTGGCGACATCCACCATCCAGTTGGACACAGCCATTCGCACAGCCTTCTCTCCCTTCCAGCTTGTGCCACTCACATACATCTGCCGGGTCTCATTGATCTTCTGAACCAGCTTATCGTTCAAAGTGGAATTCTTAGCACGGAAAAGAACAATCATGAAGATCTCATTCAAGTCAGCACCGTCGTCGGGGAGTAGCTCGTAGTGCTCCGAGTCCCTCAAGAACGCAGCGACTTGGCGGGATAAAGCGGTCATATTGGCCAGCAAATTTGCCATACCTGGTCGACCTTCACTGAGGAGAACAGCATATGCGGGAAGGGCACGGAACCGCCGTGAGTTTTCGAGGCCAATATTCAGGGGCGAGGGAATGGTGGACGCCCCTCCCGTAGAGAGGTATGCTGCATTGGGGTTGGTGAAGACGGATTGAAGGATAGCAGGTGATCGCGTGAGGAACATGCCGCAGTCATAGGGCTAATCAAGTTAGCGACCCAAGTCGATACTAGTTAAAGTCAGGATGAAATGATATGGGATACTCACGACATTGAGAAGCTTGTGCCCGTCAACGGTGATACTGTCCGCTAACTCGATCCCCTCAACACGATCACGAAGAATGTTGTAGTTGTCCTCTTCGGGAAGAGCGCGAGCAAAGATACCGAAGGCTGAGATGTTAGAATGAACGGCATCCTGCAAAAGGGTTGAATCTTACCTCCATCGACATGAATCCAAGCTCCATACTTGTCCGCCAACTCCCTTACTTTACGCATCTCTTCAACCCCCGTTAAAGCATATCGTCCGGTGTTTACTTCTCCAGCACTTAATGCAATAACACTTGCGGTGTCTTTCTTCTGAAGTTCTCTTTCCAAAGCCTCGAGGTCCAATCTCCATGGCTCGCTATCGCCGAGTCTCAGCTCTTTCACAGCTCCTCGTCCAAAACCAACGACACTCGCTGCCTTAGACAAGGAGCTGTGACCTGCACTCGTGAGGATCTGGAGCTCCCTGACGCCAGCAGAAAGACAGGCCGCAAGCAAGCCGACCTCACCGATACTCTGCCCGCGTTTCTCCAAGATGGCTTCGCGTCCACATGCAAGTCCAAGTACATTACTGCCTGTAGCCCCAGTTGTGAAGGTCCGTCCTTTCCAATCCCCAAGTCTCAGTAGCGAAACGAGCATCTCCAAAGCTGCATCCTCCAAGGTAGTTGCAATTGTCTGTGCTGGCAGATGAACCTGGACATTCTGGTCCAGGCGGGAGACTACATTGTCTGCCCACTCAGCAATAGGAAGAGTACCACCGGTGACAAACCCGTAATAACGGGACGAACTGCCCTGGCCGTTACACGCGGGAACAATGTCCTGTATGATGTGTCGTACAACATGTTCCTGTGAGACACCTCGAAGGTAGTCCTCCGATTCGGGCCGAGGGAGCTTGGCTTCAGCGGTCTCGATGGCAGATAACTCGGGGAGAGTAGGTGCCGGAGCGGAGCCGGGCTCGGGGCCGTGGCGGCGGGATAAACGGGTCCGCTGAAGGTCGAGATTGTATAAGTCGCTCATTCTTGCCCAGAATGTagttcaagatgatggtaATGTTGCAGATGCC contains these protein-coding regions:
- a CDS encoding related to L-2,4-diaminobutyrate decarboxylase, giving the protein MSDLYNLDLQRTRLSRRHGPEPGSAPAPTLPELSAIETAEAKLPRPESEDYLRGVSQEHVVRHIIQDIVPACNGQGSSSRYYGFVTGGTLPIAEWADNVVSRLDQNVQVHLPAQTIATTLEDAALEMLVSLLRLGDWKGRTFTTGATGSNVLGLACGREAILEKRGQSIGEVGLLAACLSAGVRELQILTSAGHSSLSKAASVVGFGRGAVKELRLGDSEPWRLDLEALERELQKKDTASVIALSAGEVNTGRYALTGVEEMRKVRELADKYGAWIHVDGAFGIFARALPEEDNYNILRDRVEGIELADSITVDGHKLLNVPYDCGMFLTRSPAILQSVFTNPNAAYLSTGGASTIPSPLNIGLENSRRFRALPAYAVLLSEGRPGMANLLANMTALSRQVAAFLRDSEHYELLPDDGADLNEIFMIVLFRAKNSTLNDKLVQKINETRQMYVSGTSWKGEKAVRMAVSNWMVDVARDFMVVTSILTHVAEGKVFDINNC